The sequence agagaagggcggaCAAAATGACAGCCGAAAAAAACTCCGACTCGCAACATCGCTCACGGACAAGTGCGGCAGAGGGCACCAAAGGAGCCGCGACGGAGAAACAACTTCAGCCCTCGTCATCCAGttcttccgccgccgccgttaCCGCATTGTCGACGCCCGGCGCAGAGACAACCGCGACCGGCGGGAAGACAGCGGCAGCCTCTCGCAAAACGCCGGCGTCGCACGGCAAGGAAATCGTGATGGATCAAACTAACCTTTCGAGCGTTGCGGCCGcatcttcccccccctcccacgcgtcgtcgtcgtcgagtGCCGATAAGCAGCATCTCCGTCGCCTAGCCCTGTACGGCAGCCGCGCTATGGCGGCCGGTGGGAAGAAAGggcctgccgcagcggcagaccCGCACGGGAGCGCGCACGGCCGCCACGCCCTCACCGCCTTCGGggctcgccgcagcggcgagctCGCCTCCTACATCCAGCACGGCGGTGACCTCACCTCTCAAGGGCGGTATCTAGTCGTTGGCGACGGCTTGATGGCGCCGTTCATGGCGctctgcctgcgtgtgcatggGCTGGAGTGCGATCTTGCTCATCACCCCTCGCAGAATGACCTCGACCGCGGCACGGTCGTGCTGACGCCGTCCGTCACGCAGCTGATGGGCGACGTGCTCAACGTCTCCGTGCCGTCTGGCAGCGTTGTTGGGCGCGTGCTCACGTTTGACCACGTTGGCAACGATATGTGCGACATCGACCTCAACGAGTTCCGCGAGAAGGGCGAGAGTCCGACGTTCTTCTGCTGTGACCGGCTCAAGGTGGAGTCGGCACTGGTTTCGCTGTGCCGCATCGgcgcgcacagctgcacgGTGCTGCCGAAGCCCCAGATCGACAAGGGTGGCCTCGAGGCCCTCGAGAACGGTGGGGTACGGGTGCGCTTTGCCAGCGGTGTGCAGCAGGACTACCTTGGCGTCATCTGCACAGCGCGCAACCAGGACCTCGTTCCGGAGCTGACAATAACAAACGAAGAGCTACAAGCGCGTGCCGAGAACACTGAGAAGTACCGCAGTACGTTCAGCAAGTCCGTGCGGTGGATGGAGCTGTGtgtaccgccgctgccggagctTGGTAAGTTTGAGAAGCGCTTCACCCCTGGGTCGCAGGAGATCGTTGAAATTCTCACGCCGCGCGACGCCAAGATGACAGTACGGCCGACGATGATGGCGACGAAGCTGTTTTACAACGTCACTCTCACCATCCCTGATGGCACGGCAGACCCGCGACTGAAGAGCACCAGCACAAAGCTGTTCTGGGACGATGTGGTCATGCATTGGACCTCGGGTGTGCCGGGGTACATCTCTCATACGATGTTTCGGCCGATGTtcacgcacctgcagcagaaCTTCACCAAGTCCAGCGCGCTTGTCTATCGCACGCCGCTCTTCCTGATGCCGCACTGGTCAGAGGGTGGTGGCCGCGTGATCAAAGTTGCCCACGCCGCGCACGGCTCGTGCTTCGACGCGGTGGACGTGTCTGATGCACAGGGCTTCACCGACTGCTTCACCCTGGCGCGTACTGTTGCCGGCGGTGAGGACGTCGCGGCCTTTCTGAAGGAGCGGCGACTGCTGGTAATGGAAGAGATGGACCACCATTCCCGCCTTACCTATTATGCTCTCAAGGAGCGGGGCCAGATGGCGTACATGATGTCTCGCTTCAACATGAAGATCATGCGCAAGTACAAGAAGAGCTGGCGGTCCATCCTGCAGAACTACATTACGCTGATGCCCAAGGGCATTCCGCGCTGAACGCTTGTGTCCTCGTCTGGAAAGGTTTTGTTCCCCGTTTCTCGAGCCACCAGACTTAGTAGCTGTAGAGGAGGTCGTGAGGCCTGTTGCGCGGTGAAAGTGCGCGTTACTgtcgcatgcgtgtgcgtgttgtacATGAGGCGCACCGTTACTTTCAGCTTCTCCGTCCTACCTGCCTatgtggctctctctctgtgtgtgttggcaCAGCTTCGTGCTGTGCTGGGGCGTTGTCGTGGCGttctttctcttccactGCCCCTGGTCTCGTAGCCTGTGGGTTTTGCTTGCGAGTCGCACCTGCCACTGCTcctggtctctctctctctgtttctgtGGGTGTATGGCGGAGGACTAGAGATGGGGAGAGGACGCAGTTGGGAGGCTGATGATTGTGCTTGAGGGGAGATGATGTCGAGTACAATATGCACTCGCGCACGAGCCGagagtgagagcgagagatggccgaggaagagcgaaatacacagagagacaaagcTGATAagcaccacgcacacacacacacacacatgcaaagAAACAGCAACCACATGGAGCTCATCCATCGTGAACCACGTCGCGCAATGACGCCAGGGATCATCAGGGGCAGAGGGACGACGAGCGTGAAGCTCGACACCGCTGCCTTCCTGTGCATGCTTGTGTGCCAGTGGGCTTGTGGGTGAGTGTGGCGCTTTACTGGTGGATCTTAACGACGCACCAAACTCGCCGCGCATCCGCGGTGTTTCCCTCGCCCTCTAGCCTTGTT comes from Leishmania panamensis strain MHOM/PA/94/PSC-1 chromosome 6 sequence and encodes:
- a CDS encoding hypothetical protein (TriTrypDB/GeneDB-style sysID: LpmP.06.0480), coding for MAAGGKKGPAAAADPHGSAHGRHALTAFGARRSGELASYIQHGGDLTSQGRYLVVGDGLMAPFMALCLRVHGLECDLAHHPSQNDLDRGTVVLTPSVTQLMGDVLNVSVPSGSVVGRVLTFDHVGNDMCDIDLNEFREKGESPTFFCCDRLKVESALVSLCRIGAHSCTVLPKPQIDKGGLEALENGGVRVRFASGVQQDYLGVICTARNQDLVPELTITNEELQARAENTEKYRSTFSKSVRWMELCVPPLPELGKFEKRFTPGSQEIVEILTPRDAKMTVRPTMMATKLFYNVTLTIPDGTADPRLKSTSTKLFWDDVVMHWTSGVPGYISHTMFRPMFTHLQQNFTKSSALVYRTPLFLMPHWSEGGGRVIKVAHAAHGSCFDAVDVSDAQGFTDCFTLARTVAGGEDVAAFLKERRLLVMEEMDHHSRLTYYALKERGQMAYMMSRFNMKIMRKYKKSWRSILQNYITLMPKGIPR